The following are from one region of the Rhodopirellula sp. P2 genome:
- a CDS encoding DUF1559 family PulG-like putative transporter — protein MPLSARFCALAFVPTSVVAAKFSPATSNRSNPLRRDRRAFTLVELLVVIAIIGVLVGLLLPAVQSARAAARRMSCSNNLKQIGLALHNYHGTFQKFPEGSRLSNFLGPLTAALPFLEEANTYQQFDFSRSYSDPINQEVAAQTIATYLCPSMVLPRSVPDADLNETGGPSSYLACEGTAAYMPKADGMFGLNWTAYGYDNPATGFRDLIDGSSNTIAYGETTYDMADYLWTSPASVAGTVKWGTARWVLGYPKVSLGTSQKELNVHNAANNGGFQSMHEGGVYFLFGDGSVRFTSESLDRELLNALATRNGHEVVEEAP, from the coding sequence ATGCCCCTTTCTGCGCGCTTCTGCGCCCTTGCTTTCGTTCCGACTTCCGTCGTTGCCGCCAAATTCTCGCCGGCAACCTCCAACCGATCGAACCCACTTCGTCGCGACCGACGAGCCTTCACGTTGGTCGAACTGTTGGTGGTGATCGCCATCATCGGTGTGCTGGTCGGATTGTTGTTGCCCGCCGTCCAATCCGCCCGTGCCGCCGCTCGCCGAATGAGCTGCAGCAACAACCTCAAGCAGATTGGGCTGGCTCTTCACAACTACCACGGCACCTTCCAAAAGTTCCCCGAAGGTTCACGGCTGAGCAATTTCTTGGGCCCTTTGACGGCTGCCCTGCCGTTTTTGGAAGAGGCCAACACCTACCAACAGTTTGATTTCAGTCGCTCCTACTCTGATCCCATCAACCAAGAAGTCGCAGCACAAACGATCGCAACCTATCTGTGCCCGTCGATGGTTCTGCCTCGAAGTGTTCCAGACGCCGATCTGAACGAGACCGGTGGACCATCGAGCTACCTCGCGTGCGAAGGCACCGCCGCTTACATGCCCAAAGCCGATGGGATGTTTGGTTTGAACTGGACCGCCTACGGATACGACAATCCTGCCACCGGTTTTCGAGACTTGATTGATGGCAGCAGCAACACCATCGCCTATGGCGAAACGACCTATGACATGGCGGACTACCTGTGGACCAGTCCCGCCAGTGTTGCAGGAACGGTGAAATGGGGAACCGCTCGTTGGGTGCTTGGCTACCCGAAGGTTTCACTGGGCACCAGCCAGAAGGAACTCAACGTTCACAACGCGGCGAACAATGGCGGATTCCAAAGCATGCACGAAGGCGGTGTGTACTTTCTGTTTGGTGATGGCAGTGTTCGCTTCACGTCCGAGTCTCTTGATCGCGAATTGCTGAACGCGTTGGCCACCCGCAACGGTCATGAAGTGGTCGAGGAAGCTCCGTGA